Proteins encoded in a region of the Streptomyces violaceoruber genome:
- the pepN gene encoding aminopeptidase N: protein MPGTNLTREEARQRATLLTVDSYEIDLDLTGAQEGGTYRSVTTVRFDVAEGGGESFIDLVAPTVHEVTLNGDALDAAEVFQDSRIALPGLLPGRNILRVVADCAYTNTGEGLHRFVDPVDDQAYLYTQFEVPDARRVFASFEQPDLKATFQFTVKAPEGWTVISNSPTPEPKDNVWEFEPTPRISSYVTALIVGPYHSVHSVYEKDGQSVPLGIYCRPSLAEHLDADAIFEVTRQGFDWFQEKFDYAYPFKKYDQLFVPEFNAGAMENAGAVTIRDQYVFRSKVTDAAYEVRAATILHELAHMWFGDLVTMEWWNDLWLNESFATYAEAACQTAAPGSKWPHSWTTFANQMKTWAYRQDQLPSTHPIMADISDLDDVLVNFDGITYAKGASVLKQLVAYVGEEAFFKGVQAYFKRHAFGNTRLSDLLGALEETSGRDLKTWSKAWLETAGINVLRPEIETDADGVITSFAIRQEAPALPAGAKGEPTLRPHRIAIGAYDLDGAGKLVRGDRVELDVDGELTAVPQLVGKARPAVLLLNDDDLSYAKVRLDEQSLAVVTEHLGDFTESLPRALCWASAWDMTRDGELATRDYLALVLSGIGKESDIGVVQSLHRQVKLAIDQYAAPTAREALLTRWTEATLAHLRAAEAGSDHQLAWARAFAATARTPEQLDLLDALLDGTQTIEGLAVDTELRWAFVQRLAAVGRFGGSEIAAEYERDKTAAGERHAATARAARPTEAAKAEAWESVVESDKLPNAVQEAVIAGFVQTDQRELLAAYTERYFEALKDVWASRSHEMAQQIAVGLYPAVQVSQDTLDRTDAWLASAEPNAALRRLVSESRSGIERALRAQAADAAAA from the coding sequence GTGCCTGGCACAAACCTGACTCGCGAAGAGGCGCGGCAGCGGGCGACGCTGCTGACCGTTGACTCGTACGAGATCGATCTCGACCTCACCGGCGCGCAGGAGGGCGGCACCTACCGGTCCGTGACCACGGTGCGCTTCGACGTCGCCGAGGGCGGCGGCGAGTCCTTCATCGACCTGGTCGCCCCGACGGTCCACGAGGTGACGCTGAACGGCGACGCCCTCGACGCCGCCGAGGTGTTCCAGGACTCCCGCATCGCCCTGCCGGGCCTGCTGCCGGGACGCAACATCCTGCGCGTGGTCGCCGACTGCGCCTACACCAACACCGGCGAGGGCCTGCACCGGTTCGTCGACCCGGTGGACGACCAGGCCTACCTGTACACCCAGTTCGAGGTGCCGGACGCGCGCCGCGTCTTCGCGAGCTTCGAGCAGCCGGACCTGAAGGCGACGTTCCAGTTCACCGTGAAGGCCCCCGAGGGCTGGACGGTCATCTCCAACTCGCCGACTCCCGAGCCGAAGGACAATGTCTGGGAGTTCGAGCCGACCCCGCGCATCTCGTCGTACGTCACGGCGCTGATCGTCGGCCCGTACCACTCGGTGCACAGCGTGTACGAGAAGGACGGCCAGTCCGTCCCGCTCGGCATCTACTGCCGTCCCTCGCTGGCCGAGCACCTCGACGCGGACGCGATCTTCGAGGTCACCCGGCAGGGCTTCGACTGGTTCCAGGAGAAGTTCGACTACGCGTACCCGTTCAAGAAGTACGACCAGCTCTTCGTGCCGGAGTTCAACGCGGGCGCGATGGAGAACGCGGGCGCGGTGACCATCCGCGACCAGTACGTGTTCCGCTCCAAGGTGACGGACGCCGCGTACGAGGTGCGGGCGGCGACGATCCTGCACGAGCTGGCGCACATGTGGTTCGGCGACCTGGTCACCATGGAGTGGTGGAACGACCTGTGGCTGAACGAGTCGTTCGCCACCTACGCCGAGGCCGCCTGCCAGACCGCCGCGCCGGGCTCGAAGTGGCCGCACTCGTGGACGACGTTCGCCAACCAGATGAAGACCTGGGCGTACCGGCAGGACCAGCTGCCGTCCACGCACCCGATCATGGCGGACATCAGCGACCTGGACGACGTGCTCGTCAACTTCGACGGCATCACGTACGCCAAGGGCGCCAGCGTCCTCAAGCAGCTCGTCGCCTACGTCGGTGAAGAGGCGTTCTTCAAGGGCGTGCAGGCGTACTTCAAGCGGCACGCGTTCGGCAACACCCGCCTGTCCGACCTGCTGGGCGCGCTGGAGGAGACCTCGGGGCGCGACCTGAAGACCTGGTCGAAGGCGTGGCTGGAGACGGCCGGCATCAACGTGCTCCGCCCGGAGATCGAGACCGACGCCGACGGTGTCATCACCTCCTTCGCCATCCGCCAGGAGGCCCCCGCCCTGCCCGCCGGCGCCAAGGGCGAGCCGACGCTGCGCCCGCACCGCATCGCGATCGGCGCCTACGACCTCGACGGCGCCGGCAAGCTGGTGCGCGGCGACCGGGTCGAGCTGGACGTGGACGGCGAGCTGACGGCCGTGCCGCAGCTGGTCGGCAAGGCCCGCCCGGCGGTGCTCCTGCTCAACGACGACGACCTCTCGTACGCGAAGGTCCGCCTGGACGAGCAGTCGCTCGCGGTGGTCACCGAGCACCTGGGCGACTTCACGGAGTCCCTCCCCCGCGCCCTGTGCTGGGCGTCGGCGTGGGACATGACCCGGGACGGGGAGCTGGCGACCCGGGACTACCTGGCGCTGGTGCTGTCCGGCATCGGCAAGGAGTCCGACATCGGTGTCGTGCAGTCGCTGCACCGCCAGGTGAAGCTGGCCATCGACCAGTACGCCGCCCCCACCGCCCGCGAGGCGCTGCTCACCCGCTGGACCGAGGCCACGCTGGCCCACCTGCGGGCCGCCGAGGCGGGCAGCGACCACCAGCTGGCGTGGGCGCGGGCGTTCGCGGCGACGGCGCGGACGCCGGAGCAGCTGGATCTGCTGGACGCGCTGCTGGACGGCACGCAGACGATCGAGGGCCTGGCCGTCGACACCGAGCTGCGCTGGGCGTTCGTGCAGCGGCTCGCGGCCGTGGGCCGGTTCGGCGGGTCGGAGATCGCGGCCGAGTACGAGCGGGACAAGACCGCCGCAGGTGAGCGCCACGCGGCCACCGCACGGGCGGCCCGCCCGACCGAGGCGGCCAAGGCGGAGGCCTGGGAGTCGGTCGTGGAGTCCGACAAGCTGCCGAACGCCGTCCAGGAGGCGGTCATCGCCGGCTTCGTCCAGACCGACCAGCGCGAGCTGCTGGCGGCGTACACGGAGCGGTACTTCGAGGCGCTGAAGGACGTCTGGGCGTCTCGTTCGCACGAGATGGCCCAGCAGATCGCGGTCGGCCTGTACCCGGCGGTGCAGGTGTCGCAGGACACCCTGGACCGCACGGACGCGTGGCTGGCCTCCGCCGAGCCGAACGCGGCTCTGCGCCGGCTGGTCTCGGAGTCCCGCTCCGGCATCGAGCGCGCCCTGCGGGCGCAGGCGGCGGACGCGGCGGCCGCGTAG
- a CDS encoding DUF1203 domain-containing protein, producing MNAHTARPIPAATLEELRVADDAGRVPAPVADDEGGTPLRCCLRRSRAGEHIALVSYAPLRRWAAETGADPGAYDEQGPVFIHAEQCAGPDGDGLAFTNAHRTVRRYSADGRILGGRLVGSGDDFAPALREALDDPAVAFVHVRAVEYGCFLYEVRRD from the coding sequence ATGAACGCCCACACGGCACGACCCATTCCCGCGGCCACCCTCGAGGAACTGCGCGTCGCCGACGACGCGGGCCGCGTCCCCGCACCCGTGGCCGACGACGAGGGCGGCACGCCGCTGCGCTGCTGCCTGCGCCGCAGCCGCGCCGGGGAGCACATCGCCCTCGTCTCCTACGCCCCGCTGCGCCGCTGGGCGGCGGAAACGGGCGCCGACCCGGGCGCCTACGACGAGCAGGGCCCCGTCTTCATCCACGCCGAGCAGTGCGCGGGACCGGACGGCGACGGCCTCGCGTTCACCAACGCGCACCGCACCGTCCGCCGCTACTCCGCCGACGGACGCATCCTGGGCGGACGCCTGGTCGGTTCCGGCGACGACTTCGCGCCCGCCCTCCGGGAAGCGCTCGACGACCCGGCCGTGGCGTTCGTCCACGTCCGGGCCGTCGAGTACGGCTGCTTCCTGTACGAGGTGCGCCGGGACTGA
- a CDS encoding TerD family protein: MTQMTKGGNLPVPGAALQVAVTWRQGVHVPDVDVSALLLDATGRVRSDADLVFYNQPAHPSGAVRHLGKGQGADGTGADWLWLDLAAVAPGTDRVVVAASADGGTFGQVPSLDVRVALPDGQQVASFTIGDASTETAFVFGEFYRRNGGWKFRAVGQGYASGLAGLATDFGISVAEDPQPVSAAPAPPPPAPLPLAPVAPPADRLVSELALSFPPFTHHATGKERVTCPPNLPPGARVVVEIECRDSISVNIDSCDAYGRADQDLLSTYEDEVHARTFATVPQDRPLSLVVRADTPWTLRVLPLAHARRLEHGLDGRGPDLLVYEGPPGVLSFVHQGRSNFVVWHYFASDDPQRQGDEEDLLVNEVGRLDVLAPVRAPGLLRIEADGPWRLGVGG, from the coding sequence ATGACGCAGATGACGAAGGGCGGCAACCTGCCCGTTCCCGGGGCCGCCCTCCAGGTGGCGGTGACCTGGCGGCAGGGCGTCCACGTACCGGACGTGGACGTTTCGGCCCTGCTGCTCGACGCGACGGGCCGGGTCCGCTCGGACGCCGACCTCGTCTTCTACAACCAGCCGGCCCACCCGTCGGGCGCCGTCCGCCACCTGGGCAAGGGCCAGGGGGCCGACGGCACGGGCGCCGACTGGCTGTGGCTGGACCTCGCGGCCGTCGCGCCCGGCACGGACCGGGTCGTGGTGGCCGCGTCCGCCGACGGGGGAACGTTCGGGCAGGTGCCCTCCCTCGACGTCCGGGTCGCGCTGCCGGACGGGCAGCAGGTCGCGTCCTTCACGATCGGGGACGCCTCGACGGAGACCGCGTTCGTCTTCGGCGAGTTCTACCGCAGGAACGGCGGCTGGAAGTTCCGCGCGGTGGGGCAGGGGTACGCCTCGGGTCTCGCCGGGCTCGCCACGGACTTCGGCATCTCGGTCGCCGAGGACCCGCAGCCGGTGTCCGCGGCCCCGGCCCCTCCGCCCCCCGCTCCCCTGCCGCTCGCCCCCGTGGCCCCGCCCGCCGACCGCCTGGTGTCGGAACTGGCGCTCTCCTTCCCGCCGTTCACGCACCACGCCACGGGCAAGGAGCGCGTCACCTGCCCGCCTAACCTGCCGCCCGGCGCCCGCGTGGTCGTCGAGATCGAGTGCAGGGACAGCATCTCGGTGAACATCGACTCCTGCGACGCGTACGGCCGCGCCGACCAGGACCTGCTGTCCACGTACGAGGACGAGGTGCACGCCCGTACGTTCGCCACCGTCCCCCAGGACCGCCCGCTGTCCCTGGTGGTGCGCGCCGACACGCCCTGGACGCTGCGGGTGCTGCCGCTCGCCCACGCCCGTCGCCTGGAGCACGGCCTCGACGGGCGGGGTCCGGACCTGCTGGTCTACGAGGGCCCCCCGGGCGTGCTGTCCTTCGTCCACCAGGGCCGGAGCAACTTCGTCGTCTGGCACTACTTCGCCTCGGACGATCCCCAGCGGCAGGGAGACGAGGAGGACCTCCTCGTCAACGAGGTCGGCCGCCTCGACGTCCTGGCCCCCGTCCGGGCGCCCGGCCTCCTGCGCATCGAGGCCGACGGCCCCTGGCGGCTCGGGGTGGGCGGCTGA
- a CDS encoding aspartate-semialdehyde dehydrogenase, with protein sequence MRVGIVGATGQVGTVMRRILTERDFPVTELRLFASARSAGKELDGVTVEDAATADYSGLDIVLFSAGGATSKALAEKVASQGPVVIDNSSAWRRDPEVPLVVSEVNPHAITDRPKGIIANPNCTTMAAMPVLRPLHAEAGLEAVVVATYQAVSGSGLAGVDELFEQVQKVGADAPKLTHDGSAVEFPKPDKYVAPIAYNVLPLAGSIVDDGLHETDEEQKLRNESRKILEIPELKVSGTCVRVPVFSGHSLQINARFARPISVERAKELLAGAPGVALTEVPTPLEAAGQDPSYVGRIRQDETVDNGLALFVSNDNLRKGAALNAVQIAELVAAELSAAK encoded by the coding sequence GTGAGGGTCGGAATCGTCGGAGCCACCGGTCAGGTGGGCACGGTCATGCGCAGGATCCTCACGGAGCGCGACTTCCCCGTCACCGAGCTGCGCCTGTTCGCCTCGGCGCGCAGCGCCGGCAAGGAGCTGGACGGCGTGACGGTGGAGGACGCGGCCACCGCCGACTACTCCGGGCTGGACATCGTGCTGTTCTCGGCGGGCGGCGCCACCTCCAAGGCGCTGGCCGAAAAGGTCGCCTCGCAGGGCCCCGTCGTGATCGACAACTCCTCCGCCTGGCGCCGCGACCCCGAGGTCCCGCTGGTGGTCTCCGAGGTGAACCCGCACGCGATCACCGACCGCCCCAAGGGCATCATCGCCAACCCGAACTGCACCACGATGGCCGCGATGCCGGTGCTGCGCCCGCTGCACGCGGAGGCGGGCCTGGAGGCGGTCGTCGTCGCCACCTACCAGGCGGTGTCCGGCTCCGGCCTGGCCGGTGTGGACGAGCTGTTCGAGCAGGTCCAGAAGGTCGGCGCGGACGCCCCCAAGCTGACCCACGACGGTTCGGCGGTCGAGTTCCCGAAGCCGGACAAGTACGTGGCGCCCATCGCGTACAACGTGCTGCCGCTGGCCGGTTCCATCGTCGACGACGGCCTGCACGAGACGGACGAGGAGCAGAAGCTCCGCAACGAGTCCCGCAAGATCCTGGAGATCCCGGAGCTGAAGGTGTCCGGCACCTGCGTGCGCGTGCCCGTCTTCAGCGGCCACTCCCTGCAGATCAACGCCCGTTTCGCCCGGCCGATCAGCGTGGAGCGCGCCAAGGAGCTGCTGGCCGGAGCCCCCGGCGTGGCGCTCACCGAGGTGCCGACGCCGCTGGAGGCGGCCGGTCAGGACCCGTCGTACGTGGGCCGGATCCGCCAGGACGAGACCGTGGACAACGGCCTCGCCCTGTTCGTCTCCAACGACAACCTCCGCAAGGGCGCGGCCCTGAACGCGGTGCAGATCGCGGAGCTGGTCGCGGCCGAGCTGTCCGCCGCCAAGTAG
- a CDS encoding RNA polymerase sigma factor — protein sequence MALLRRRARRGQGDDVRDDPLDAAQERRVRAVLALGGVPQADLPDGVQQVRLRLLERTASGREAPRDVSAWAAVVASNLAMDWHRARHRQDRLGERLAALRQTEHPGDEDTSVLSLAVAQGLDELPDAQRQVLVLRFYADLPVRGIAEELGIPEGTVKSRLHTAVRALRARLHEDEVV from the coding sequence ATGGCTTTGCTGCGCAGAAGGGCCCGCCGCGGCCAGGGGGACGACGTACGCGACGACCCCCTGGACGCGGCACAGGAACGCCGGGTGCGGGCGGTGCTCGCGCTCGGCGGGGTGCCGCAGGCGGACCTGCCGGACGGGGTGCAGCAGGTCCGCCTGCGGCTGCTGGAGCGGACGGCCAGCGGCCGCGAGGCGCCGCGCGACGTGTCGGCCTGGGCGGCGGTCGTCGCCTCCAACCTGGCCATGGACTGGCACCGGGCCAGACACCGCCAGGACCGGCTCGGGGAACGCCTGGCCGCGCTGCGCCAGACCGAGCACCCCGGCGACGAGGACACCAGCGTCCTGTCCCTCGCCGTGGCGCAGGGCCTGGACGAGCTGCCCGACGCCCAGCGCCAGGTCCTCGTCCTGCGCTTCTACGCCGATCTTCCGGTGCGCGGCATCGCCGAGGAGCTGGGCATCCCCGAGGGCACGGTCAAGAGCAGGCTGCACACGGCGGTACGGGCCCTGCGCGCCCGCCTGCACGAGGACGAGGTGGTGTGA
- a CDS encoding S8 family serine peptidase: protein MTNSPQREPIPGARRAARLALATGLAAALAAVGPVPVALAADGPATTAPPVDASVKSAHDKLGSDDADLLAEAKAAGEKNVTMMVATAPGRTEQVAKELDAVSGGTVGRTYDELGYVRATVPTAKADSAIAAAAKLSSVHGIDLRDEIPLDDPTPSADMAKGAAHKGRSYPAPNRWTPAENPYNPSFETGAVDFVKKYPKSDGRGVTIGILDSGVDLGHPALQKTTTGERKIVDWVTATDPVVDGDRTWRPMTTSVSGPTFTYGGQTWTAPAGSYRVSTFLESYTTGGDAAGDANRDGDTTDSWGVLYDAKAGTVRVDLNNNHDFADDTPMKPYKDGFQVGYFGTDDPKTDVAERQPFVVEIRKDVVYNSAGAKADFVNIGVIESEHGTHVAGLAAANGLFGGRMDGAAPGAKIVSSRACTWSGGCTNVALTEGMIDLVVNRGVDIVNMSIGGLPALNDGNNARSELYTRLIDTYGVQLVISAGNSGPGANTIGDPGLADKVISVGASISRETWAANYGSAVRTKYQMMPFSSRGPREDGGFTPTLTAPGAAVNSIQTWMPGAPVPEAGYDLPAGYGMLQGTSMASPQAAGASALLLSAAKQARVDLTPAKLRTALTSTADHIKGVQAYEEGAGLINIPDAWKSIRRGASAHEYTVKAPVDTAIDQFLETPGYGTGLYDREGGLKAGQKKTYEITLTRTSGADRPIRHELDFENNAGHTFRIVGRDEVKLPLNEPVTVKVEARPGSAGLKSAILEVDDPRTEGVDQQVLTTVVVSAPLKYDFSARNSVQRNSTESYFVTVPEGAKALEVAIGGLRGESQTRFISIHPYGVPSDNTSTPYCYNNYLDGNGCRPDVRAYADPQPGVWEVEVEARRTSPLLDNPYELDVTVLGADFDPEVVTVPEAKAGTPADASWTVTNTYAALEGKLVGGPLGSSETTRPTIKQGETATSTIEVPEGAESLDVAIGGVSDAAADLDLTVYGEDGAVVAQSADGDSEESVSVAKPAAGTYTVEVAGYSVPSGSTEYDYRDVYFAATLGSVTVDDSATVRLGTGDSATVSGSVTALAAAPEGREFSGRVQLVNTHGTVAGLGSVRIGKVVP from the coding sequence ATGACCAACAGCCCCCAGCGCGAACCGATACCGGGCGCGAGACGCGCGGCCCGCCTGGCCCTCGCCACGGGTCTCGCCGCCGCGCTCGCCGCCGTCGGGCCGGTGCCCGTGGCCCTCGCCGCCGACGGGCCCGCGACGACCGCGCCGCCCGTCGACGCGTCCGTCAAGTCCGCCCACGACAAGCTCGGTTCCGACGACGCGGACCTGCTCGCCGAGGCGAAGGCCGCCGGCGAGAAGAACGTCACGATGATGGTCGCCACCGCGCCGGGCCGGACCGAGCAGGTGGCGAAGGAGCTGGACGCGGTCTCCGGCGGCACCGTCGGCCGCACCTACGACGAGCTGGGCTACGTGCGCGCCACCGTGCCCACCGCCAAGGCGGACTCGGCCATCGCCGCCGCCGCGAAGCTCTCCTCCGTCCACGGCATCGACCTGCGCGACGAGATCCCGCTGGACGACCCGACGCCGAGCGCCGACATGGCGAAGGGCGCCGCGCACAAGGGCCGTTCCTACCCGGCGCCCAACCGCTGGACCCCGGCCGAGAACCCGTACAACCCGTCCTTCGAGACGGGCGCCGTCGACTTCGTGAAGAAGTACCCGAAGTCGGACGGCCGCGGCGTCACCATCGGCATCCTCGACTCGGGCGTCGACCTCGGCCACCCGGCGCTGCAGAAGACCACCACCGGCGAGCGCAAGATCGTCGACTGGGTCACCGCCACAGACCCGGTCGTCGACGGCGACCGCACCTGGCGTCCGATGACCACCTCGGTCTCCGGACCCACCTTCACCTACGGCGGGCAGACCTGGACCGCGCCCGCGGGCTCGTACCGGGTCAGCACCTTCCTGGAGTCGTACACCACCGGCGGTGACGCCGCGGGCGACGCCAACCGGGACGGCGACACCACCGACTCCTGGGGCGTGCTGTACGACGCGAAGGCCGGCACGGTCCGCGTCGACCTGAACAACAACCACGACTTCGCCGACGACACCCCGATGAAGCCCTACAAGGACGGCTTCCAGGTCGGGTACTTCGGCACCGACGACCCGAAGACGGACGTGGCCGAGCGCCAGCCCTTCGTCGTCGAGATCCGCAAGGACGTCGTCTACAACTCCGCCGGTGCCAAGGCGGACTTCGTCAACATCGGCGTCATCGAGTCCGAGCACGGCACGCATGTCGCCGGACTCGCCGCCGCCAACGGCCTGTTCGGCGGCCGCATGGACGGTGCCGCGCCCGGCGCGAAGATCGTCTCCTCGCGCGCGTGCACCTGGAGCGGCGGCTGCACCAACGTCGCGCTCACCGAGGGCATGATCGATCTCGTCGTCAACCGGGGCGTCGACATCGTCAACATGTCGATCGGCGGACTGCCCGCCCTCAACGACGGCAACAACGCGCGTTCCGAGCTGTACACCCGCCTCATCGACACCTACGGCGTGCAGCTCGTCATCTCCGCGGGCAACTCCGGCCCCGGCGCCAACACCATCGGCGACCCCGGCCTCGCCGACAAGGTGATCTCGGTCGGCGCCTCCATCTCCCGCGAGACCTGGGCCGCCAACTACGGCTCCGCGGTGAGGACCAAGTACCAGATGATGCCGTTCTCCTCGCGCGGACCGCGTGAGGACGGCGGCTTCACGCCGACGCTGACCGCGCCCGGCGCCGCGGTCAACTCCATCCAGACCTGGATGCCGGGCGCCCCGGTCCCCGAGGCGGGCTACGACCTCCCGGCCGGCTACGGCATGCTCCAGGGCACCTCGATGGCGTCCCCGCAGGCCGCGGGCGCCTCGGCGCTGCTGCTGTCGGCGGCGAAGCAGGCCCGCGTCGACCTCACCCCGGCGAAGCTGCGCACCGCGCTGACCTCCACCGCCGACCACATCAAGGGCGTGCAGGCGTACGAGGAGGGCGCGGGTCTGATCAACATCCCCGACGCCTGGAAGTCGATCCGGCGCGGCGCGAGCGCCCACGAGTACACGGTCAAGGCACCGGTCGACACCGCGATCGACCAGTTCCTCGAGACGCCGGGCTACGGCACCGGCCTCTACGACCGCGAGGGCGGCCTGAAGGCCGGGCAGAAGAAGACGTACGAGATCACGCTCACCCGTACCTCCGGCGCCGACCGGCCGATCCGGCACGAGCTGGACTTCGAGAACAACGCGGGCCACACCTTCCGGATCGTGGGCCGCGACGAGGTGAAGCTGCCGCTGAACGAGCCGGTGACCGTCAAGGTCGAGGCGCGCCCCGGCTCCGCCGGGCTCAAGAGCGCGATCCTCGAGGTGGACGACCCGCGCACCGAGGGCGTCGACCAGCAGGTGCTCACCACGGTCGTGGTCTCCGCCCCGCTGAAGTACGACTTCTCCGCGAGGAACTCGGTGCAGCGCAACAGCACCGAGTCGTACTTCGTGACCGTCCCCGAGGGCGCGAAGGCGCTGGAGGTGGCGATCGGCGGGCTCAGGGGCGAGAGCCAGACCCGGTTCATCTCCATCCACCCGTACGGCGTCCCGTCCGACAACACCTCGACGCCGTACTGCTACAACAACTACCTCGACGGCAACGGCTGCCGCCCCGACGTGCGCGCCTACGCGGACCCGCAGCCGGGTGTCTGGGAGGTCGAGGTCGAGGCGCGGCGCACGTCGCCGCTGCTCGACAACCCCTACGAGCTGGACGTCACCGTGCTCGGCGCCGACTTCGACCCGGAGGTCGTGACCGTGCCCGAGGCCAAGGCGGGCACCCCGGCCGACGCCTCCTGGACGGTGACCAACACGTACGCCGCCCTGGAGGGCAAGCTGGTCGGCGGCCCGCTCGGCTCCTCCGAGACGACCCGGCCGACGATCAAGCAGGGTGAGACGGCCACCTCCACGATCGAGGTGCCCGAGGGCGCGGAGTCGCTGGACGTCGCCATCGGGGGCGTCTCCGACGCGGCCGCCGACCTGGACCTGACGGTCTACGGCGAGGACGGCGCCGTCGTCGCCCAGTCCGCCGACGGCGACTCGGAGGAGTCGGTCTCCGTCGCGAAGCCGGCCGCCGGCACGTACACCGTCGAGGTCGCGGGCTACTCCGTGCCGTCGGGCAGCACGGAGTACGACTACCGGGACGTGTACTTCGCCGCCACCCTCGGCTCGGTGACGGTGGACGACTCGGCGACGGTGCGGCTCGGCACGGGCGACTCCGCCACGGTCTCCGGCAGCGTCACGGCCCTGGCCGCCGCCCCCGAGGGCCGCGAGTTCTCCGGCCGCGTCCAGCTGGTCAACACCCACGGCACGGTCGCGGGCCTGGGCAGCGTGCGGATCGGGAAGGTCGTGCCGTAG